The Bombus huntii isolate Logan2020A chromosome 11, iyBomHunt1.1, whole genome shotgun sequence genome includes a window with the following:
- the LOC126871137 gene encoding innexin inx3, with protein sequence MAVFGLVSAVAGFVKVRYLVDKAIIDNMVFRAHYRITCAILFACCIIVSANNLIGDPISCLSDGGVPDNVINTYCWITYTFTLPRNNAKPVGTHVAHPGLGGDFGEKRYHSYYQWVPFMLFFQGILFYMPHWIWKQWEEGKVRMISEGMRGASIDNKSERQAKSQRLAKYVYDTLHLHNTYAAGYFFCEALNFVNVVGNIFFIDTFLGGAFLSYGTDVLKFSNMNQEQRTDPMVEVFPRVTKCTFHKFGASGTIQKFDALCVLALNILNEKIYIFLWFWFIILAVLSGIALLYSMAVVLLPSTRETILKKRFKFGTSANVSALIRETQVGDFLLLHLLGQNMNIMMFNEVLDDLCRQLNLGSTSGASPTSVPSAPSTLEMSPIYPEIEKYAKDTEI encoded by the exons ATGGCGGTGTTTGGGCTGGTCTCGGCGGTGGCCGGGTTCGTCAAGGTACGATACTTGGTGGACAAGGCGATCATCGATAACATGGTGTTCAGGGCGCACTACAGGATCACCTGCGCTATTTTATTCGCCTGTTGCATCATCGTCTCTGCCAATAATCTGATAG GTGATCCGATAAGCTGCCTAAGCGACGGAGGTGTACCGGACAACGTGATAAACACGTATTGCTGGATCACGTACACGTTCACGTTGCCCCGCAACAACGCGAAACCGGTGGGTACTCACGTGGCTCACCCTGGTCTTGGCGGCGACTTTGGGGAGAAGAGATATCACTCGTACTATCAGTGGGTGCCCTTCATGCTCTTCTTCCAAGGTATCCTGTTCTACATGCCTCATTGGATATGGAAGCAGTGGGAAGAGGGCAAGGTCAGAATGATATCCGAAGGCATGAGGGGAGCCTCGATCGATAACAAGTCCGAGCGACAGGCCAAGTCTCAACGTCTCGCCAAATACGTTTACGACACGTTGCACCTGCACAACACATACGCGGCTGGCTACTTCTTCTGCGAGGCTCTCAACTTCGTCAACGTG GTTGGAAATATATTCTTCATCGACACGTTCCTCGGTGGAGCTTTCCTCTCCTATGGTACGGATGTGCTCAAGTTCAGCAATATGAATCAGGAACAACGCACCGACCCGATGGTGGAAGTGTTCCCGCGGGTAACCAAATGTACCTTCCACAAATTCGGTGCTTCCGGGACCATTCAAAAGTTCGACGCCCTCTGCGTTCTCGCCCTCAACATCCTCAACGAGAAGATCTACATCTTCCTCTGGTTCTGGTTCATAATCCTGGCGGTATTGTCCGGTATCGCTCTGCTGTATAGCATGGCGGTGGTCTTACTACCCAGTACCCGGGAGACCATCCTCAAGAAACGATTCAAGTTCGGCACGTCGGCTAACGTGAGCGCACTTATCAGAGAGACACAG GTCGGCGACTTCCTGTTGCTTCACCTGCTGGGACAGAACATGAACATAATGATGTTCAACGAAGTACTGGACGATCTGTGCCGTCAGTTGAATCTCGGCTCGACGAGCGGAGCGTCACCGACCTCGGTGCCATCAGCGCCCAGCACACTCGAGATGTCACCCATTTACCCGGAGATCGAGAAATACGCGAAGGACACCGAGATCTAA